The region TGTTAGAAAAGAATGTTTGCATTATCTACTTAGGCcaacattaattttattatataGGTGCATTATATGTGAAGATTTCAGTTATTGAATGAATGCAGTCATGACAGCCCATAATTTTGTACTAACAgtccctttttccctctctcaggCTGACATATGGTCACTGGGCATCACTGCAATTGAACTGGCCAAGGGGGAGCCTCCCAACTCGGATATGCATCCAATGAGAGTTCTGTTCCTCATTCCAAAAAACAATCCTCCCACTTTATTAGGTGACTTCAGTAAACCTTTTAAAGAATTCATTGATGCCTGTCTGAATAAGGACCCAACATTTGTGAGTagataaatgtgtgtgtgtgtagatgtttcagttttgttttctgttctcctatgcttgtgaaatattttgctggCATTGTGCATCGTCAGTGATTTAAATAATCTTAGAGACTACTTTCCACTGTAAATTTTAGTGGTACTTTTTAATATCTCTGTCTCTATCctagtttgttttgtttaaaatactcaaaaggaggagggagaatgCTGAAAGAAATTACAGTAGCAGAGACAGATTCCTAAAATGCACGCTAAGCTAGGATAATGTCAGAAGAGAAGTTTTAACAGAGGAGAGAATCATCTGAAATCCTTTTCTTCAGCACAGCTTTTGCTGTCTGAATTCATCTTACAAGGAAATGCTGCACTGGAGAGTTTTCATTAGTCATTTTCCTGGGTGTGACCTTCTAATGTAGAAGGATAAGCTGTATAGTCCATGGGTGACTTAATTGTATTTTTAGCGTGCTCGTAAATGTGGATTACTGGCTTTTCTGACTTCCTGTTTCACTAGTTTCCTGATATTATACAAGTTAGCTCTAGAAGTTTGTTGTCTTACTAAGTCTCCCCTATTAGCATTTAAAATCATTAAATATTAGcataacattaaatatttaaagtgttTCTTACAGCGCCCCACTGCAAAAGAACTTCTGAAGCACAAATTCATTATGAAAAATGCCAAGAAGACTTCCTATCTGACAGAACTGATTGATAGGTTTAAGAGATGGAAAGCAGAGGGACATAGTAGTGATGAAAGTGATTCCGATGGTTCAGATTCGTAAGTTTATTTTCAATACAGTCTTTTTTGGcggtgtttttttgtttagatAATGTTCTTAAAGTGGGtttgctgcagcttttctgtctAATAGCACCATTTCTTTACACctgtctgtttctttttttattgtcttcttCCAAGAAAACTCCCTGTATGACCCTAAAGACTAACACATAAGCTGTGTGCTTGTTGCCTCTTTAAACTTTCTCACTTTAGACTcaatttcagttctgtttaaGTGCTATTTATTTCCTAGTCTGAGGCTAGTGGTTGTACCAAAACCACTGAATCACAATTAGAGATATTGCAGAGGAAGGTTGAGGTGCATGAAGTTTGCACAATGCCTGTGGAACAACATGCTTTCTGTAAGTCTCTTGTTTTTCTGGCTATCAGATAACTCTTAAATGGGATGCCATGGGAGAAGGTAAGCCTTGTAGGTAGACAATATGTTTGCTTTTGatcacatttcattttattcagcCTCTTTTAAAGTACAGTTAATGTTTCAATACatgtttttcttcacattttaaGGACTATGGAACTAATCCTGATAGACTTGTTATGTATTTGGGTTACCTATGCCTGCTTGGTGTTCTGTTGTATTATGTACATCACGTCCTTTTTGTTTCAGGGAGTCcagcaacaaagaaaataattctcacCCTGAGTGGAGCTTTACTACAGTCCGGAAGAAGCCGGATGCAAAGAAGCTCCAGAATGGGACGGTTCGTACAGACAGAGGAGGAGTTATTTCTAACTGCTGGTTCTGAAGCCAGTTTAAGGAAGATAGTGATAAAACTTAGTAACTTCACTTTTCATAAGAACTGACTGGGTTTTTTGCAGTTCAAGACATAATGCATGTTAGTGATATTTCCTATGCCATGTCAGCCTCAAATGCAAAATATACTGCAGATGTACTGTAGATCAGTATCCATTCATAGAGATGGGAATTTTAGTCTCTTACTAGTGAAGAAAAACTGAACTGTTTTTCTGATGCTGAATGACATTGTTTGAGATGTCATCAGGCATCTATTTTAACATCCCATAACATTTGTTGATGTAGTGTGTCTTTGTGGGTTTTgtaatgtattttaaacactttgttaaatTTAACTCAACTTCCAAAATCGTGTGTGCTGTGTTAAGAGGCAGTATGTATGATGTATGTTGTAATATGCTGATGTAATCCATATGTGTTAACTTCTAGGATCAGGATCTTGTTAAAACCCTGAGTTGTTTAACTATGATAATCACCCCTGTGTTTGCTGAGGTAAGTGTTGGCTTAAAAATCTTCCTTGAAAGTATAAGCCAAATGTCTAATAACTTCTGAGTTTAACGTTTTTGGTTTGCTCCTCAGCTCAAGCAGCAGGACACAAATAATGctaacaaaaagaaagcaattgaGGAACTTGAGAAAAGCATCAACGTGGCAGAAACAACATGTCCAGGGATCACAGATAAGATGGTGAAGAAACTTATGGAGAAATTTCAGAAGTAAGTAGTTTAGTGAATAAGAGAAAGATCTGCTATGTCCAGTGCTTTAAACCTTTAGCTTTGTAGTTATAGTTAACACTTCTGTTTGAGACTAAAACTAATATTAACAATTACTGGATCTGGTCTTGAAGTGTTGCAGCTTTAATGTAGTTGCTATATATTGCTTCTTTAATTTAGCCTGCAGGTTTGTCTTAAGCATACTTACAGGCAATAGGGGAGAACAGAGAATCTTTTTCTTACCTCTTTTAGGAATGTTTTCTTGACAATGTCACTTCTGATGGGTTTTTTACTATGAACCATTGAGATGAAGGCATGTACTAGTTTAGTGatgcagaaatatttatgtGCTGTTTGCCTAGCTGAAACAATataaataacaatttttttaactTGCATTTTTTATCTGTAGATTTTCTGTTAACGACTCATCCTAAGAAACTCCACACAATTGTGAATTGACTGCTCTTTCGTATGAACCCAGTGAAACCCACCAAAACTACTTCAAGCTTGGCAGTGCTTAGCTCATGAGCTCCTTGTGCCTTTTGGATCTTTGCAACATATTGATGGTGATTGAGGATTTGAAAGAACCTACTCAACTATTTTGTGGCAGTGCACATGGTTTTATATtttcaggaaattattttgtaaagaaCAACTTTTAATATTGTAGTTTCCCCTGTTTAATCTGATAAATGTTGAGGTGCAGTTTTGCTTTTAGAAATAACCGTTACTTTAGTTAATAAAATGTGCAAGTACAGTATGTTTTGATGCTATTTTGTTCCTGTACATGGAGTTGTACAGGTCTTTTCATGAGTTAAACTTTTGTAAATCGCTAACaagtttcagagaaaaatagctttttcaCAAGCATATTCAAGACATGTAATGTAGTGGCAAAGGGTAttgctgcagcacctgcttcAACCAGCATATAGTAATCGTGTCCTGAAAAACAAACCTGcaacagtatttattttaattctaaattGGTACCATATTTTAGGCAGCTCTGTGATTAAATATATTTGACAGCAATATGGCAATAGTTTTCAGGTGTTATGTAGCAACAGGTCTGTCCTGATGTATGGTCTGTGTATTACCTTTTAGAACAGGTTTTCAAGTACTAACTCAATCTTATATCATCATGGTAGGAAAAGTTAGAGCAATACAGTCGAGAGGGTGGGGCTTTCGGCAATAATGGACAAAACCTGAAGTCCAATTtaacttaatttaattttttttctctctgagtaTACATGCCTGGGTGGAAGGGAGCCAGAGAAGCTGAGCGTCGCATGTTGCATACCTCACACGCAGGTATCGGTGTAACACCAGCATTCTATGTGGTAGTGTTGTTTCTCCTGTAAGatatttatacacatttttgttctgaaatacattaaatacaGTACATCAACATAATTTGTTTATAATTTTCTGaaagtgtattttaaatatgtatttaccAGTTAATATGCAAACAACTGATTTATATATATTCTTTCACAAAAAGGTAGTACTGTGCAGTacagagtgatttttttcctaaaaagtAGGTAAGACTATAAAGTTGCTTTCAGTTATATATTTATGGTACTGCTAGATGGGTAATCTcttctgttgttttaattttcttttttcccttttccaaccCAGTATGTATATTATGCTGAAGTTTTGAACTGGGATTGTTTTTCAGTACTTAGCTGTGGAACCATTggtgtaaatttatttttgataaaGGCTGGGTGTGTTTATTTTATGGTTCAGACCTGCACATTTTGTTTTTGCACAAAAGTCATTTTAAAGAATCTGAAATATATCTGCCAAATATTGAAAAAGTAAAGGTGTACAAGtaaatactgcatttttcatCAAATGTTGCCACTGCATCGTTTTTATTTAAAGGACACTTGTGAGAGATGGTGGTTAGATATGCCAAGGACAATTTTTTTCAATGGTGCCTACactgtaaaaaaattacttttaactccttgttttaatttaaaaaaaaatgtttctgtttaaaACTTTCGTCTGCTATATAACTGAAATTCAATAAGAATTTATATCTGAGAAAAAATCTGGAAATAGTTTTTGAAAACAATAATGTTAtggattaaatatttttataaatgtaaAAGCAGCAAAAGTTGTAAATAGAGTTGATCTGAAGCTTTACAAAATAACTGCATCACAGAAACAAATTATAGTGCTCCTCTAGCTTCTGTAGTTCTTAGTCTTGTAAATCTGTTTATAGATGAAGCTTCAatgttttggggggtttaaaatggtttaaaaataaatatttaagttCTGTAAACTTTCATGAGCTTGCTCTGTTGTGCATCATTTTATTCTGGAtttcagcagctgtgcagaggtTTGGACATGTCTGTCACAGACTTATGTTGTGAGGAAGGTGTTCCCTGCGTGGGTGCTTTGCAAAGCTCTGAGTGCCCCACACTGTCCTTGTCCAGAGGACACCTTCCAGCTGCTTTACCCCAGGGGATGGATGGAGCAGTCCCGGTGTTCAGTTTGGTTCCTTTCCTAGAGAGGAGACTCCAGGATGTGTGAGCTCAGATGTGTCCGGCAGTGCAGCAATGTCACAGCTCGGTCACAGCTCTGACTGCCTTTGGCCTCAGCGCGGGGCAGTGAAGGGACACAAAGGCCTGTGCCACAGCTCCCTCAACTTTCACCTCAGCAGTCTCAACACAAATCTCATTTTAAGGAGCTCCATATACATTTTTCACAATTAAAAACGTTTTTACTTCCATGTCACTTCCCTTAAGGTGTTCTTTTTCTGTGGGAAAGAGCTGATGGGAGTTCCTCCTGAGTTTTCTAACTGGTGGCTCTACCCTCTTGACACAGGATCTTTAATCTATGCAACTCTGAACAATTCTGAGTAGGTGGGGTCAGTAAAGGACATGGGAAATTGGAACCTGACATGTTTGAGATACAACTGTAATAAGTTGCTGAACTATGGTGCCTTTTCCTATGGAATGTGTGGGATGTATACCTACCTCATGGGACAGCATGGGAAAAACTTCCCCACATGTACAAAACAGACTCATTCTCTTGTACTACAGTCctttcaaggttttttttttttattgtgctgCATATGCCTGAAGTCTCTGTGTATTCATCTCTTCACTTTTGAAAACTTTCAATCAAATCTCTTATTTAAGTCTTCATTAACTGGTATTTTTAATTGATCTCTATTTGGTATTGGTAAAAAAATCTTGGTTGTATGATTCTCAGAGTACAACTCCTTTTCTACAGGGAAGGGAGTCTTGGATAGGTTCTTTTTCTACATATCTAAAATAAGCCATCTGGTGCTTTAAAACAAATCTATCTCTCTCTTTTTGGGTATTTACTTCTCAACTTGTTACTACTTGTTCTTAAGTTTTCTACAATCCAGGATTTCTTCTCGTTGTGCACACAATTACTTAATTTGGA is a window of Prinia subflava isolate CZ2003 ecotype Zambia chromosome W unlocalized genomic scaffold, Cam_Psub_1.2 scaffold_54_NEW, whole genome shotgun sequence DNA encoding:
- the LOC134565278 gene encoding serine/threonine-protein kinase 26, with the protein product MAHSPVAVQVPGMQNHRADPEELLTKLERIGKGSFGEVFKGIDNRTQQVVAIKIIDLEEAEDEIEDIQQEITVLSQCDSPYVTKYYGSYLKGTKLWIIMEYLGGGSALDLLRAGPFDEFQIATMLKEILKGLDYLHSEKKIHRDIKAANVLLSEQGDVKLADFGVAGQLTDTQIKRNTFVGTPFWMAPEVIQQSAYDSKADIWSLGITAIELAKGEPPNSDMHPMRVLFLIPKNNPPTLLGDFSKPFKEFIDACLNKDPTFRPTAKELLKHKFIMKNAKKTSYLTELIDRFKRWKAEGHSSDESDSDGSDSESSNKENNSHPEWSFTTVRKKPDAKKLQNGTDQDLVKTLSCLTMIITPVFAELKQQDTNNANKKKAIEELEKSINVAETTCPGITDKMVKKLMEKFQKFSVNDSS